Proteins from a genomic interval of Pseudomonas silesiensis:
- a CDS encoding DMT family transporter, whose translation MQSSSIDNICDVATPTTNPGLRLLLLPLVILAGMGLSVEAGLLGPLGVQVGHLWATLSIFGVGSAILFLLLLFSGPQQGPALNELPRWQLIGGFLGPIYVVVLTLATPHIGIAMTMIAILSGQVGKSVLIDHFGWFGATRKKVNGERWLALLLIVAALVLIARG comes from the coding sequence ATGCAATCTTCTTCAATCGATAATATTTGCGATGTCGCAACGCCAACCACCAACCCCGGCTTGCGTCTATTGCTGCTGCCATTGGTCATTCTCGCCGGCATGGGCCTTTCCGTGGAGGCAGGCCTGCTTGGGCCGCTGGGGGTTCAGGTCGGGCACTTGTGGGCGACCTTGAGCATCTTCGGCGTGGGCTCGGCGATTCTGTTTCTGCTGCTGTTGTTCAGCGGCCCGCAACAGGGGCCGGCTTTGAACGAGCTGCCGCGCTGGCAATTGATCGGCGGTTTTCTCGGGCCGATCTACGTGGTGGTGCTGACCCTGGCCACGCCGCACATCGGCATCGCCATGACCATGATCGCGATTCTCTCCGGGCAGGTCGGCAAGAGTGTGCTGATCGATCACTTCGGCTGGTTTGGCGCCACCCGCAAAAAGGTCAACGGTGAACGTTGGCTGGCCTTGCTGCTGATTGTCGCGGCACTTGTACTGATTGCCCGGGGTTGA
- a CDS encoding PepSY domain-containing protein, with translation MNTLTALFTATLITLTAGIAQARDLGPDEALRLRDAGTIVSFEKLNATALAKHPGSKITETELEEEYGKYIYQVEMRDPQGIEWDLELDAVSGQVLKDHQDT, from the coding sequence ATGAACACTTTGACTGCCCTGTTTACCGCCACCCTCATCACCCTGACCGCCGGCATCGCCCAGGCTCGCGACCTCGGCCCCGATGAAGCCCTGAGACTGCGCGACGCTGGTACCATAGTGTCGTTTGAAAAGCTCAACGCTACCGCATTGGCCAAACACCCGGGTTCCAAAATCACCGAAACCGAACTGGAAGAAGAGTACGGCAAGTACATCTATCAGGTGGAAATGCGCGACCCGCAAGGCATCGAGTGGGACCTGGAACTGGACGCTGTCAGCGGTCAGGTGCTCAAGGATCATCAGGATACGTAA
- a CDS encoding response regulator transcription factor: MRLLLVEDHVPLADELMAGLNRQGYAVDWLADGRDAVYQGSSEPYDLIILDLGLPGLPGLEVLTQWRAGGLATPVLILTARGSWAERIEGLKAGADDYLTKPFHPEELHLRVQALLRRSHGQANQPTLKAAGLHLDEGRQCVTRDGADIQLTAAEFRLLRYFMLHPEQILSKSHLAEHLYDGETERDSNVLEVHVNHLRRKLGRSVIETRRGQGYLFGGQAR, translated from the coding sequence ATGCGTTTGCTCCTGGTGGAAGACCACGTGCCCCTGGCCGATGAACTGATGGCCGGCCTCAACCGCCAGGGCTATGCCGTGGACTGGCTGGCGGACGGTCGGGATGCGGTGTACCAGGGCAGCAGCGAACCCTATGACCTGATCATTCTCGACCTCGGCCTGCCGGGGTTGCCGGGACTGGAAGTGCTGACTCAATGGCGCGCCGGCGGCCTGGCTACACCGGTACTGATCCTCACGGCCCGCGGCTCCTGGGCCGAACGCATCGAGGGCCTCAAGGCCGGCGCCGACGATTACCTGACCAAACCCTTCCACCCTGAAGAATTGCACCTGCGGGTTCAGGCGCTGTTGCGTCGCTCCCACGGCCAGGCCAACCAGCCGACGCTCAAGGCCGCGGGCTTGCACCTGGATGAAGGTCGTCAATGCGTGACCCGGGACGGCGCCGACATCCAGCTCACCGCAGCTGAATTCCGCCTGCTGCGCTATTTCATGCTGCACCCCGAACAGATCCTGTCCAAAAGCCACCTCGCCGAACACCTCTACGACGGTGAAACCGAGCGCGATTCCAATGTGCTGGAAGTCCACGTCAACCACCTGCGGCGCAAACTCGGGCGCAGCGTGATCGAAACCCGTCGCGGCCAGGGTTACCTGTTCGGCGGGCAAGCCCGGTGA
- the selD gene encoding selenide, water dikinase SelD, with protein MSEPIRLTQYSHGAGCGCKISPQVLEVILAGSGAQNLDPKLWVGNASRDDAAVYAIDEERGVVSTTDFFMPIVDDPFDFGRIAATNAISDIYAMGGDPLMAIAILGWPVNVLAPEIAREVIRGGRSVCDEAGIPLAGGHSIDAPEPIFGLAVTGLVEKRHMKRNDTATAGCLLYLTKPLGIGILTTAEKKGKLRHADIGLARDWMCTLNKPGSRFGKLEGVTAMTDVTGFGLLGHLVEMADGSQLTARIEYERVPRLPGVEYYLEQGCVPGGTLRNFDSYASKLGRLQELHKRVLCDPQTSGGLLIAVTPEGNAQFLEVAAGLGLNLEPIGELIERQTNAVEVF; from the coding sequence ATGAGCGAGCCGATCCGACTGACCCAATACAGCCACGGCGCAGGTTGTGGCTGCAAGATTTCTCCCCAGGTGCTGGAGGTGATCCTGGCCGGCAGCGGAGCGCAGAATCTTGATCCGAAACTCTGGGTCGGCAACGCCTCACGCGATGACGCGGCGGTGTATGCCATCGACGAAGAGCGGGGCGTGGTGTCGACCACCGACTTCTTCATGCCGATCGTCGACGATCCGTTCGATTTCGGCCGCATCGCCGCGACCAATGCCATCAGCGATATCTACGCCATGGGCGGCGACCCGCTGATGGCCATTGCCATCCTTGGCTGGCCGGTCAATGTCCTGGCGCCGGAGATCGCCCGGGAAGTGATTCGCGGCGGACGCTCGGTGTGCGATGAAGCGGGAATCCCGTTGGCCGGTGGGCATTCCATCGACGCGCCGGAGCCGATCTTCGGCCTGGCCGTGACCGGGCTGGTGGAAAAGCGCCACATGAAGCGCAACGACACCGCCACCGCCGGTTGCCTGCTCTACCTGACCAAGCCCCTGGGCATCGGCATCCTCACCACCGCGGAGAAAAAGGGCAAGTTGCGCCACGCCGACATCGGCCTGGCGCGTGACTGGATGTGCACCCTGAACAAACCCGGCAGCCGCTTCGGCAAGCTCGAGGGCGTGACCGCGATGACCGACGTCACCGGTTTTGGCCTGTTGGGGCATCTGGTGGAAATGGCCGATGGCAGCCAGTTGACCGCGCGCATCGAATACGAGCGTGTGCCGCGCCTGCCGGGAGTCGAGTACTACCTGGAACAGGGTTGCGTACCCGGTGGCACCTTGCGCAACTTCGACAGCTACGCCAGCAAGCTCGGACGCCTGCAGGAACTGCACAAACGCGTGCTCTGCGACCCGCAGACCAGTGGCGGCCTGCTGATCGCAGTCACCCCTGAAGGTAACGCACAATTTCTCGAAGTGGCCGCCGGGTTGGGCCTGAACCTTGAGCCGATCGGCGAATTGATCGAACGACAGACTAACGCGGTCGAGGTGTTTTGA
- a CDS encoding methyl-accepting chemotaxis protein — protein MEQQYRQVDQVATASHEMSATAQDVARSAAQAAQAARDADHATRRGLSVIDQTTTSIDNLAADMSAAMVQVEGLAANSEKIGSVLEVIRAIAEQTNLLALNAAIEAARAGEAGRGFAVVADEVRNLARRTQESVEETRLVIEQLQSGTQEVVGSMSNSHRQAQGSVEQVGHAVTALRQIGEAVTVISDMNLQIASAAEEQSAVAEEINNNVATIRDVTESLSGQANESARVSQSLNSLANQQQSLMDQFRV, from the coding sequence ATGGAACAGCAATACCGCCAGGTGGATCAGGTCGCGACCGCCTCCCACGAGATGAGCGCCACCGCCCAGGACGTCGCCCGCAGCGCCGCACAGGCGGCACAAGCAGCGCGGGACGCTGATCACGCCACCCGGCGCGGTCTGAGCGTGATCGACCAGACCACCACCAGCATCGACAACCTCGCCGCCGACATGAGCGCGGCCATGGTGCAAGTCGAAGGCCTGGCCGCCAATAGCGAGAAAATCGGTTCGGTGCTGGAAGTGATTCGCGCCATCGCCGAACAGACCAACCTGCTGGCCCTCAACGCCGCGATCGAAGCGGCCCGCGCCGGTGAGGCCGGACGTGGTTTTGCCGTGGTCGCCGATGAAGTGCGCAACCTGGCACGCCGGACCCAGGAGTCCGTGGAAGAGACCCGCCTGGTGATCGAGCAGTTGCAGAGCGGCACCCAGGAGGTGGTCGGGTCAATGAGCAACAGCCATCGCCAGGCCCAGGGCAGTGTCGAGCAAGTAGGCCATGCCGTGACGGCACTGCGCCAGATTGGCGAAGCGGTGACGGTGATCAGCGACATGAACCTGCAGATCGCCAGTGCTGCGGAAGAGCAAAGCGCCGTGGCCGAGGAGATTAACAACAACGTGGCGACGATTCGGGATGTGACCGAGTCGCTGTCGGGCCAGGCCAATGAATCGGCGCGGGTGAGTCAGTCGCTGAACAGCCTGGCCAATCAGCAGCAGAGTTTGATGGATCAGTTCCGCGTCTGA
- the queD gene encoding 6-carboxytetrahydropterin synthase QueD — MEIFKEFTFESAHRLPHVPDGHKCGRLHGHSFKVAIHLSGDLDPHTGWIRDFSEIKAIFKPLYERLDHNYLNDIPGLENPTSEVLAKFIWKELKPLLPELSAIRIHETCTSGCIYHGE, encoded by the coding sequence GTGGAAATCTTCAAAGAATTTACCTTCGAGTCCGCCCACCGCCTGCCCCACGTCCCGGACGGCCACAAGTGCGGTCGCCTGCACGGTCACTCGTTCAAAGTGGCAATCCATTTGAGTGGCGATCTTGATCCGCATACGGGCTGGATACGGGACTTTTCGGAGATCAAGGCGATTTTCAAACCGCTGTATGAGCGGTTGGATCATAACTATTTGAACGATATTCCCGGGTTGGAAAATCCGACCAGCGAAGTGCTGGCCAAATTCATCTGGAAAGAATTGAAGCCTCTGCTGCCGGAACTCAGCGCGATCCGCATCCACGAAACCTGCACCAGCGGCTGCATCTATCACGGCGAGTAA
- the mnmH gene encoding tRNA 2-selenouridine(34) synthase MnmH produces the protein MSRDCTDYRDIFLNDRPMMDARAPIEFLKGSFPGVVNLPLMNDHERQRIGTCYKQQGQQAAITLGHQLVSGDIKAERVRAWADFARAHPDGYLYCFRGGLRSQIVQQWLKDEAGIDYPRVGGGYKAMRTFLLETVDQAIAQCDFVLLGGMTGTGKTEVLTQLSNGLDLEGHANHRGSSFGKRATGQPSNIDFENRLAVDILKKRARGIEQFVLEDESRAIGSCALPLPLFQGMQQFAMVWLEDSLEGRVERILRDYVVDLCAEFIAVHGDEGFGLFSERLLASLNNVQKRLGGERHRRMLILMEDALAEQAKSGAVDLHRGWIEGLLSEYYDPMYAFQREKKGSRIEFAGERGAVLEYLRERGNRQG, from the coding sequence ATGTCACGCGACTGCACCGATTACCGCGACATCTTTCTCAACGACAGGCCGATGATGGATGCCCGGGCGCCGATCGAATTCCTCAAGGGTTCATTCCCCGGCGTGGTCAACCTGCCGCTGATGAACGACCACGAACGGCAGCGGATCGGCACCTGCTACAAGCAGCAGGGTCAGCAAGCCGCGATTACGCTGGGGCATCAATTGGTCTCCGGCGACATCAAGGCTGAACGCGTCCGGGCCTGGGCCGACTTTGCCCGGGCGCATCCCGATGGCTATCTGTACTGTTTTCGCGGCGGTTTGCGCTCGCAGATTGTACAGCAATGGCTTAAGGACGAGGCCGGGATCGACTATCCGCGGGTCGGTGGCGGCTATAAGGCAATGCGCACGTTCCTGCTGGAGACGGTCGATCAAGCCATTGCCCAGTGCGATTTCGTGTTGCTGGGCGGCATGACCGGCACCGGCAAGACCGAGGTGCTCACGCAATTGAGCAACGGGTTGGACCTTGAAGGTCACGCCAATCATCGCGGCTCCAGCTTCGGCAAACGCGCCACCGGTCAACCCTCCAACATCGACTTCGAAAACCGCCTGGCCGTGGACATACTGAAGAAGCGCGCCCGTGGCATCGAGCAGTTCGTGCTGGAAGACGAGAGCCGGGCGATCGGCAGTTGCGCGCTGCCATTGCCGCTGTTCCAGGGCATGCAGCAGTTTGCGATGGTGTGGCTGGAAGACAGTCTGGAAGGGCGGGTGGAGCGGATCCTGCGCGACTACGTGGTGGATTTGTGCGCCGAATTCATCGCCGTGCATGGCGATGAAGGCTTCGGGCTGTTTTCCGAGCGATTGCTGGCGAGCCTGAACAATGTGCAGAAGCGCCTGGGCGGCGAGCGTCACCGGCGGATGCTGATATTGATGGAGGATGCGTTGGCAGAGCAGGCGAAGAGTGGGGCGGTGGATCTGCACCGGGGCTGGATCGAAGGGTTGTTGAGCGAGTATTACGATCCGATGTATG
- a CDS encoding sensor histidine kinase: MRSIQRRLSLGLISVMVIVGLVLAQTSLWLFEMGLQRYLEAGLRNDSESLLVALVRGPQGLQLDERHLSPAYQRPFSGHYFRIDFADSHWRSRSLWDQELPRLDHPGLHSNLQLGPEGQQLLILRSDYRRLGQSISISVAQDYTPVRDSFLRMQQVGLGLGLAGLLLILLLQRITVRRALRPLEKAREQIAQLQQGQRSQLDDQVPVELEPLVAQINHLLAHTEDSLKRSRNALGNLGHALKTPLAVLLSLAGSEKLDAHPQLRKVIQQQLEQVQQRLNRELNRARLSGDALPGALFDCDAELPGLLATLNMIHGEHLDLSHVAPKGLLLPWDREDLLELLGNLLDNACKWADAEVRLSVVETAQGFELGVEDDGPGIPEDQRNQVLSRGTRLDEQMDGHGLGLGIVRDIVDTWGGVLRLEESEWGGLKVVIELPKR, encoded by the coding sequence GTGAGATCGATCCAGCGCCGCTTGAGCCTGGGGCTGATCAGCGTGATGGTGATCGTCGGCCTGGTGCTGGCGCAGACCAGCCTGTGGCTGTTCGAAATGGGTTTGCAGCGTTACCTTGAAGCCGGGCTGCGCAACGACAGTGAAAGCCTGCTGGTGGCGCTGGTGCGCGGACCGCAGGGGTTGCAGCTGGATGAGCGACACCTGTCGCCGGCGTATCAGCGCCCGTTTTCCGGGCACTATTTCCGCATCGACTTTGCCGACAGCCATTGGCGCTCCCGTTCGCTATGGGATCAGGAACTGCCGCGCCTGGACCATCCCGGCCTGCACAGCAACCTGCAACTGGGACCGGAAGGTCAGCAGTTGCTGATATTGCGCTCGGACTATCGACGTCTGGGCCAGTCGATTTCCATCAGCGTCGCCCAGGACTACACCCCGGTGCGCGACAGTTTTTTGCGCATGCAACAGGTCGGTCTCGGCCTGGGCCTGGCGGGCTTGCTGCTGATTCTGTTGCTGCAGCGGATCACCGTGCGCCGCGCCTTGCGTCCGCTGGAAAAGGCCCGTGAACAAATCGCCCAGTTGCAGCAGGGCCAGCGCTCGCAACTCGATGATCAGGTGCCGGTGGAGCTGGAGCCGCTGGTGGCGCAGATCAACCATTTGCTGGCCCACACCGAAGACAGCCTCAAGCGTTCGCGCAATGCGCTGGGCAACCTCGGGCACGCTTTGAAAACCCCGCTGGCAGTGTTGTTGAGCCTGGCGGGCAGCGAGAAACTCGACGCACATCCGCAACTGCGCAAGGTGATTCAGCAGCAGCTTGAGCAGGTGCAGCAGCGGCTGAACCGCGAACTCAACCGCGCGCGGCTGTCCGGCGACGCCTTGCCGGGGGCGCTGTTTGATTGCGATGCGGAGCTGCCGGGGTTGCTGGCAACCTTGAACATGATTCACGGTGAACACCTGGACCTCAGCCATGTAGCGCCCAAGGGCTTGCTGCTGCCGTGGGATCGGGAGGATTTGCTGGAGTTGCTCGGCAACCTGCTGGACAACGCCTGCAAGTGGGCGGATGCCGAGGTGCGCTTGAGCGTGGTCGAGACGGCGCAAGGATTTGAGCTGGGTGTGGAAGATGATGGACCGGGGATTCCCGAGGACCAGCGCAATCAGGTGCTCAGTCGCGGTACGCGGCTGGATGAACAGATGGATGGGCATGGGTTGGGCTTGGGGATCGTGCGCGACATCGTCGATACGTGGGGCGGGGTGTTGCGGCTGGAGGAGAGTGAGTGGGGCGGGTTGAAGGTGGTCATCGAGTTGCCCAAACGCTGA
- a CDS encoding metallothionein — protein MIDSESICDCPKCSCKLGEHPIARHGKHYCCEACAKHHEHGEECASKGCKCAHGK, from the coding sequence ATGATCGACAGTGAAAGTATCTGCGACTGCCCCAAATGCTCCTGCAAGCTAGGCGAACATCCGATCGCACGTCACGGCAAGCACTATTGCTGCGAAGCCTGCGCCAAGCACCATGAACACGGCGAAGAATGCGCCAGTAAAGGGTGCAAGTGTGCCCACGGCAAATAG
- a CDS encoding LysR family transcriptional regulator — MHGLNELGFKALRLFVAVLDHGSFSEVARREGLAPSSISRQIQLMEQALNQQLLYRHTRAVTPTEAGRMLGHHARLVLVQLEEAEQALQEQQSDPSGLVRINAPVVFGQRHLTPWLGQLCERYPKLQLDIQQTDSYIDPLQEGADLLFRIGPLHDSSMQARILAPHRFQVAASPAYLKRHGTPRHPNELQAHQCLAYKGVTGQQRWFFRQGQQDWTPCSVKGPITGNHADTLTQAAEQGLGLVMFPSWLIGEAVRNGTLVPVLGDYQVSNSLEPQQIAVLWPGSRRLSVKVRTVIDFFVECFGAVPYWDRPSN; from the coding sequence ATGCACGGTCTCAACGAACTGGGATTCAAGGCTCTTCGACTGTTTGTCGCTGTACTGGATCACGGCAGCTTTTCCGAAGTGGCCCGCCGTGAGGGCCTGGCGCCCTCGTCGATTTCGCGGCAGATCCAGCTGATGGAACAGGCCTTGAACCAACAATTGCTCTACCGCCATACCCGCGCCGTTACCCCCACCGAGGCCGGGCGGATGCTCGGCCATCACGCACGGCTGGTGCTGGTGCAACTGGAAGAAGCCGAACAGGCTTTGCAGGAACAGCAAAGCGACCCCAGCGGGCTGGTGCGGATCAATGCGCCGGTGGTGTTTGGTCAACGGCATCTGACCCCGTGGCTGGGGCAGCTGTGCGAGCGCTATCCGAAACTACAACTGGATATCCAGCAGACCGACAGCTACATCGACCCATTGCAGGAAGGCGCCGACTTGCTGTTTCGCATCGGCCCGCTGCACGATTCGAGCATGCAGGCACGTATCCTGGCGCCGCACCGCTTTCAAGTCGCAGCGAGCCCGGCTTACCTCAAGCGCCACGGCACGCCGCGACATCCGAACGAACTGCAGGCCCATCAATGCCTGGCCTACAAGGGCGTGACCGGCCAGCAGCGCTGGTTTTTTCGCCAAGGCCAGCAGGATTGGACGCCCTGTTCGGTGAAGGGACCGATCACCGGCAACCACGCCGACACGCTGACCCAGGCCGCCGAGCAAGGCCTGGGGCTGGTGATGTTTCCGTCGTGGCTGATTGGCGAAGCGGTGCGCAACGGCACGCTGGTGCCGGTGCTGGGGGACTATCAGGTATCCAACAGCCTCGAACCGCAGCAGATTGCCGTGCTCTGGCCGGGCAGTCGACGGTTGTCGGTGAAAGTCAGGACGGTGATCGATTTTTTTGTCGAGTGCTTTGGTGCGGTGCCGTATTGGGACAGGCCGTCCAATTAA
- a CDS encoding Na+/H+ antiporter family protein, with translation MNAVIAAVGVMLILSLSRVHVVIALIVGALVGGLTGGLGIDATLKAFNSGLGGGATVALSYALLGAFAVAIAKSGLAHALADKALAMVDRQHASGGGQVKWLLIGLLWVVAIASQNILPIHIAFIPLLVPPLLYVLTKLQLDRRLIACVITFGLITPYMFLPVGFGNIFLNEILLANVARSGVDISGINVTHAMGIPALGMVFGLGAAFISYRKKRVYNLEKIEQVEQVAVQYNPLSLMVAGLAIAAAFIVQLLLDSMIIGALAGFLIFSASGIVKWRDTDDLFTEGMKMMAMIGFIMIAASGFGEVIKATGEVQTLVETSASWIGHSKAVGALLMLLVGLLVTMGIGSSFSTVPILAVIFVPLCVQLGFSPLAIVSIVGTAGALGDAGSPASDSTLGPTSGLNIDGQHHHIWDTVVPTFLHYNLPLLGFGWVAAMVL, from the coding sequence ATGAATGCAGTAATTGCCGCGGTCGGCGTCATGCTGATACTCAGCCTGTCCCGCGTGCATGTGGTGATCGCGCTGATCGTGGGCGCGCTGGTCGGTGGCTTGACCGGTGGCCTGGGCATCGACGCGACGCTCAAGGCGTTCAACAGCGGGCTGGGCGGCGGGGCGACGGTCGCTTTGTCCTACGCCTTGCTCGGTGCGTTCGCGGTGGCCATTGCCAAGTCTGGCCTGGCCCATGCCCTGGCCGACAAGGCCCTGGCGATGGTCGATCGCCAGCACGCCAGCGGTGGCGGTCAGGTCAAGTGGCTGCTGATCGGCTTGCTCTGGGTGGTGGCCATCGCCTCGCAGAATATCTTGCCGATACATATCGCCTTTATTCCGCTGCTGGTGCCGCCACTGTTATACGTGCTGACCAAGCTGCAACTGGACCGACGGTTGATCGCCTGTGTCATTACCTTTGGGCTGATCACGCCGTACATGTTCCTGCCCGTGGGCTTCGGCAACATTTTCCTCAATGAAATCCTGCTGGCCAACGTGGCCCGTAGCGGCGTCGATATCAGTGGCATCAACGTCACCCATGCCATGGGCATTCCGGCGCTGGGCATGGTGTTCGGCCTTGGCGCGGCCTTTATCAGCTACCGCAAGAAGCGGGTCTACAACCTGGAAAAAATCGAACAGGTCGAACAGGTCGCGGTGCAGTACAACCCCCTGAGCCTGATGGTGGCCGGCCTGGCAATCGCCGCGGCGTTCATCGTTCAGCTGCTGCTGGACTCGATGATCATCGGTGCGTTGGCCGGGTTTCTGATTTTTTCGGCATCGGGCATCGTCAAATGGCGCGACACCGACGACCTGTTCACCGAAGGCATGAAGATGATGGCGATGATCGGCTTCATCATGATCGCTGCCTCCGGCTTCGGCGAAGTGATCAAAGCCACCGGGGAGGTGCAGACGCTGGTCGAGACCTCGGCCTCGTGGATCGGCCACAGCAAGGCCGTCGGCGCGTTGCTGATGTTGCTGGTGGGTCTGCTGGTGACCATGGGCATCGGTTCGTCGTTTTCCACCGTGCCGATCCTGGCGGTGATTTTCGTGCCGCTGTGCGTGCAACTGGGCTTCAGCCCGTTGGCGATCGTCAGCATCGTCGGTACGGCCGGCGCCCTGGGTGACGCCGGTTCGCCCGCCTCGGACTCGACGCTGGGCCCGACCTCCGGCCTGAACATCGATGGCCAGCATCACCACATCTGGGACACCGTGGTCCCGACGTTCCTGCATTACAACCTGCCCTTGCTGGGGTTTGGCTGGGTGGCGGCGATGGTGTTGTAG
- a CDS encoding PepSY domain-containing protein has translation MKVLCFANRHASSRLALALLVFCSMALARDLDQDEALRLRQQGVILPLEQLLQQALDLYPGAKLLEAELEEKHDVYIYEVELLTAEGVVRELDLDATTGQLLKDKED, from the coding sequence ATGAAGGTGCTTTGTTTTGCAAATCGGCACGCCAGCAGCCGGCTGGCCCTGGCGCTGCTGGTTTTTTGCTCGATGGCGCTGGCCCGGGACCTGGATCAGGACGAAGCCCTGCGCCTGCGCCAGCAAGGGGTGATCCTGCCGCTGGAGCAACTGTTGCAGCAGGCGCTGGACCTTTACCCCGGCGCCAAGCTGCTGGAAGCCGAGCTCGAGGAAAAGCACGACGTCTACATTTATGAAGTCGAGTTGTTGACCGCCGAAGGCGTGGTCCGTGAACTGGACCTCGACGCCACCACTGGCCAGTTATTGAAAGACAAGGAAGATTGA
- a CDS encoding DUF6555 family protein, which produces MNNAKLFVIEYTLHGAPKSFIIRLEKMDNAEAWHWASCDAGVGRIPRFGREKVQKTSKPMAEKFGVENVKWRPAN; this is translated from the coding sequence ATGAACAATGCAAAACTTTTCGTCATTGAATACACCCTTCATGGCGCTCCCAAGTCTTTCATTATCCGTCTGGAAAAAATGGATAACGCAGAGGCCTGGCATTGGGCGAGCTGTGACGCCGGCGTGGGTCGGATCCCGCGCTTCGGCCGGGAGAAGGTGCAAAAGACCAGCAAACCGATGGCGGAGAAATTCGGCGTGGAGAACGTCAAGTGGCGCCCGGCGAATTGA
- a CDS encoding DMT family transporter, with translation MMNLIMLLAVVVAAGAVLSVQAAINGRLGETVGVLRSSLLTFVVGAVVTGLLILFFEPAHAMSLLDVPKWQLGGALFGVVYMMVMVGAVPRVGTAVATVAVIVGQLGMGMLIDNFGWLGNPPIELSGSRVLAMGLLALALLFMYRSTTRQA, from the coding sequence ATGATGAATCTGATCATGTTGTTGGCGGTGGTCGTGGCCGCCGGTGCGGTATTGAGTGTCCAGGCGGCGATCAACGGGCGACTGGGGGAAACGGTCGGCGTGTTGCGCAGCAGTTTGCTGACCTTCGTGGTGGGTGCCGTGGTCACCGGGTTGTTGATCCTGTTTTTCGAACCGGCCCATGCCATGAGCCTGTTGGATGTGCCGAAGTGGCAGCTCGGCGGCGCATTGTTCGGCGTGGTGTACATGATGGTGATGGTCGGCGCGGTGCCACGGGTGGGCACAGCCGTGGCAACGGTCGCCGTGATCGTCGGGCAACTGGGCATGGGGATGTTGATCGATAACTTCGGCTGGCTGGGCAATCCGCCGATAGAGCTGTCCGGCAGTCGGGTATTGGCGATGGGGCTTCTCGCCTTGGCGTTGCTGTTCATGTACCGCAGCACTACACGGCAGGCATGA
- a CDS encoding alpha/beta fold hydrolase — protein sequence MTDWPLAQTYRFNGHSVRFAVRGDGPPLVFVHGTPFSSYVWHRIAPHFITTHRVHYFDLLGYGLSDKVDGDVSLGMQNELLARLLEHWGLDCPDVVAHDFGGATVLRAHLLNGKDYRSLTLIDPVALSPWGSPFVQHVRQHEAAFSGLPDYIQQVVVPAYIRGAIKREIPDDELAPYVQPWLGDPGQAAFYRQIAQMDERYTREVEGQYSSIRCPVQILWGEEDKWIPIERGRALHRMIPGAQFYPVPNAGHLVQEDAPEAIVAALLRFLPLHKSP from the coding sequence ATGACTGACTGGCCGCTGGCTCAGACCTATCGCTTCAACGGGCACTCCGTGCGCTTCGCCGTCCGGGGCGACGGTCCGCCGCTGGTCTTTGTGCATGGCACGCCCTTCTCCTCTTATGTGTGGCACCGGATTGCGCCGCATTTCATCACCACGCACCGGGTGCATTACTTTGACCTGCTGGGTTATGGGCTCTCTGACAAAGTCGACGGCGACGTGTCCCTGGGTATGCAGAACGAACTGCTGGCCAGGCTGCTGGAGCATTGGGGCCTGGATTGCCCGGATGTGGTGGCCCACGATTTCGGCGGCGCTACCGTGTTGCGTGCGCATCTGCTCAATGGCAAGGATTACCGCAGCCTGACGCTGATCGACCCGGTGGCGCTGTCGCCCTGGGGCTCGCCGTTCGTGCAGCATGTGCGCCAGCATGAGGCAGCGTTCAGCGGACTGCCCGATTACATTCAGCAGGTCGTCGTGCCGGCCTATATCCGTGGGGCGATCAAACGTGAAATCCCGGACGACGAACTCGCCCCTTATGTGCAGCCGTGGCTGGGGGATCCGGGGCAAGCGGCGTTTTATCGACAGATCGCGCAGATGGACGAGCGTTATACCCGGGAGGTCGAGGGGCAATACTCGAGCATTCGCTGCCCGGTGCAGATTCTTTGGGGCGAGGAGGATAAGTGGATTCCCATTGAGCGTGGGCGGGCGTTGCACCGGATGATCCCTGGGGCGCAGTTTTATCCGGTTCCGAATGCCGGGCATCTGGTTCAGGAAGATGCACCTGAAGCGATCGTCGCGGCGCTGCTGCGGTTTTTGCCCCTGCATAAATCCCCCTGA